In the Verrucomicrobiota bacterium genome, CGACGACCTGATGCAAAGTTTCGATTTCGCGGATCCCCACGCCCTCGCCGCTAAGCGCAATCAGACCTCCGCGCCCACCCAGGCACTCTACATGCTCAACAGCGATCTTGTGCACGAGCAATCACAAGCGCTGTCGGAGTCCCTCGCTGCCTTGCCCTCCGACTCGGCCCGGCTGGAACAGCTCTTTCTGAGGACCTTATCCCGTTCTCCCGATGCGGACGAGAAGTCGCGTTCGCTCGACTTCGTGGCGAGATTCAAGCCCGGACCGGTCCGTCCGGGTGAGACGGCGGGTCCGGCGGAGAGGGAAGCGTGGCGGGCACTTGCTCACGTCCTCTTTGCAACCACCGAATTCCGGTTTCTGAACTGACCGACCTTGTTGATGAACATCGCCGACGATTCTCACGATGGGAGCCCGCCGTTTCCACCAGCCTCATCCGCCTCGGACACGGCCGGCGAGAGAGTGGCTGGCAGGGGGAATGAAGAAAGCCGTATCCATTCGGCATACGCGAGCGTGAACAGGCCGGTGGCCTTGACCCGGCGCGAGTTGTTGAAGCGCTGCGGGTGTGGATTCGGTTATCTTGCGCTCGCCGATTTGCTTCATGCTGCGACGGCAGTTTCGGGCGGCGCGACTCAGCCTCTGGCGCCGCGGGCCACTCATCACCCTGCGAAGGCCAAGCGAATCATTTTTCTTTTCATGCACGGGGGGCCGTCCCAAGTCGACACGTTCGATCCCAAGCCGAAATTGAAGGAGCATGACGGCAAGGGCATGCCCGTGAGCGCGGAAGGCGCGGCACCCGCGCCCGGCAAGCTGCTGGCTTCGCCTTGGGAGTTCGCCCGGCATGGCCAGAGCGGATTGGAAATCAGCTCGGTCTTTCCCGAATTGGCCAGGCATTGCGCGGACGACCTCTGTGTGATTCGCAGCATGCACACGGAGGAACCTGATCATGGCCAGGCGGTGCTCAAGCTCCACACCGGACACGGCACCCTGGTGCGGCCGAGCATGGGATCCTGGATTGTTTATGGGTTGGGCACTCTGAATCAGAGTTTGCCGGGATTCATCACCCTTTGTCCTTCGAGCATCACGGGGGGGCCTCAGAATTACGGCAGTTCGTTCCTGCCCGCCGTGTATCAGGGAACGGCCATCGGGCAGGCTGGGCAGCCTGTTCGCAACGCGCGCTTGCCGCTTTCGAGCCAGCGCGAGCAACTCGATTTGATCCAATCCTTCAACAAAGCGCATGCCGCGAGAGTCCATCGGGATCCTCAACTCGAAGGGGTGATCGAGTCCTACGAACTCGCCTTCAAAATGCAGACGGAGGCGCCGGAGTTGACCGATCTTTCTGAGGAGTCGGACGAGACCAAGGCGCTTTATGGCATTGATCAACCCGCCACGGACGATTTCGGGAGGCAATGCCTGCTCGCGCGGCGATTCGTGGAGCGGGGGGTGCGCTTCATTCAAGTGAGCCACAGTTTCAAGTGGGACCAGCACGCCAATTTGAAGCGCGATTTGGAACGGAACGCGGGGGAAGTCGATCGTCCGATCGCCGCCCTGCTTCAAGATCTGAAACGGCGGGACTTGCTCAAGGACACCCTGGTGCTTTGGGGCGGGGAGTTTGGGCGGACGCCCACCATTCAGGCCGGCGCGGACGGCCGCGACCATAATCCCGGGGGATTCTCCGTGTGGATTGCCGGAGGAGGCGTGCGGGGCGGGATGGCCTACGGTTCAACTGACGACTACGGACGCCTGGCGGTGGACAAGAAGGTTCACGTGCATGATTTGCACGCCACCCTTCTGCATCTGCTCGGGATGGACCACACCCGATTGACTTACCGTTACGCGGGCAGGGACTTCAGGCTCACGGACGTGGCCGGCAATGTCGTGCGCGACATCATCGCCTAGCCTCCTGGATGCCGGCCAGGCTGGAGCGTGGAACCCAGCCCGTGCGCTGGCCGTTGTCGGTCACTTGCACCCAATCGCCTTTGACGCCGGAGCGCAAGACTTCCGTGCCGTCTTTCATCGAGAAGGCCGTTTGGGATTCCTCCAGCGGTCCGAACTTGGCGTGCAGGACGGTTTGTCCGGTGGCGGAGAGTTCCACGACATAACGTTCCGTGCTCCGATGCGCGTGCCACCACGCCGCAAGCGCACCCCCGGCGAGCAAGGCGGACAAGACGGAGGCCACCCCATAGGGGCGCAAGGCGCTGGTCCAGCCCGGTTTGATTTTCAAGGCGATCAGGATGATGAGCGAGGTCCAGACGCTCAACGCGAAGAGGGCGGCCCATTCGTCGGCGCGAAGTCTTGAAACGACTTCTTCCAGCAGGTTGGCAAGCGGCGGCTGGGTCAATCCCGAGCGGTCCCGGGCGAACTGAAGATTGGCGCGAATGTCCGGATCGCGCGGGGCCTGCAAAACGGCGCGCCGGTAATGCAAGATCGCGCGTCCCGTTCGGCCTGCTTTGTACCATGCGTTCCCAGCGTTGAAGAACACGGCCACCGAGCCTTTGCCCTGCGCGATCAGCGCTTCGTAGGCCCGGGCGGCTTCCAGGAACTCCTGCTTTTCGTAGAGTTGATTCGCGCTGTCAAAGCTGACGACCAGGGCGGAAGGTTCGTGGGTGGCGGGAGGAGTCCCCGCGCCCCAGGCGCACCAGCCGGTCAACTCGGCGAAGAGACACCAAACCCAAAGCTTCCTCATGACTTAGCCCGGAAATTTCATGCTTGTTTCGCGACTGGGAATTTCCGGGCTAAGGAAACCGCGCCCTTGTCGCACGAAAACGCATCCTGGAGGCGTGGTCTGAGGAAGAATTCCTTCCAACTGGGTGTGGAATGGGGATGGCATCAGTTTGTTGAACGGGGAGCGCGGTTCGATCTAACCCGCATTGTTGAATCTCGGTGGGGAGCGTTTTCCAACCCAGTCGAATGTGAAACATGCGGGTTAGAGCCTGGTTCCCAATCAGCCAACGCTCCCAACCCGAGTTCGAGCCGGTCCAGCCATGACCTGAGTTCGGAGGCGCTCTGGACCGGGGCGAACCGCGCTTGATCGCAAGCTTGCAGCAACGCTCGAAGGTCGGCGCATAATTCCATGGGTGCGCCCAACTTTTCCAGATGCTCCTCGATCACCGACTCGGTGATGGAGGCAGCGGGAAGGTCCAGCTTTTGCCCCAGCCGATCTTGAAGCAATCGAAAGGCGCCGGCAAAGAATGCCTGGGAATCCGAGCGGTCCGCATCCTGTCTGAGGACGGCCATGCCTTCGGCCTCGCGGCGGTCCACTTCCATGCGGCGACGCAATCGCGGATCGCGCTCGATCCGGTCATTCTGGCTCTTCCAAATGGCTGCGCCAATCCATCCCAGCAAGGGCAAAACGGTCAGCAGCCAGTAAAGAGGACGCTCAATCCACGGGGTGGAGATCGCCGCCAAGGTTCCCGGGTGGGGTTTGATGTGAACGATGTCGCGTCGAGCCGAGTCCGGCTGCGTTCCGGCGGGCGAAGTGGCCAGCACCGTCGGCTGGGCTGAGGCCGCGCTTCCGCCCGACACTTGCAGCGGGATGGCTGGATGGGATAGGGTTCGATACGTTCTCGCCTCGGGATCGAAGTAACTGAAGTCGATGGCGGGAAGCTGCCGGACGGAGGTGGACTCCGGGATGAGGACCTGCTCGAAGGTTTTGGTTCCTTGGATCCCCAACTCGTCTCCCGTCTCCACTTTGCTGGTGGGCGGATAGACTTTGAAATCGCTCCATTCTTGGCCGCTGGTCGCGGGCATGGCTAGGGCGTCGAATCCGCCCTTGCCGCTGATCTGAACGCGGAGGGTGAGGGGATCGCCGGCGGCGAGGGAAGTGGGTGCGGCGTTGACCTGCAGGCCAAACTGGCCGACCGCTCCCGAGAAGTGGGCCGGCCTGCCTTCGGTTGGGAGGGGTAGGATCTTGAGCTTGACCTCGTCGCTTTTGAGCGTCATCCGCCGCCATTCGATGCCGGTTCCGAAAAGGGAGGAGAACAGGTCACCGCCGAATTCGTCGCGCGTGCGCCGGCGTTGCTGCGGGATCCCGATGGTGGCGGAGATCTCGGCCGGCCCCAGGGTTAAGCTGCCCTCTCGCGCGGCGGCGGCGGTGGCCTTGAAATTGTAAAGCCGGTAGCCCTTTCTGCCCAACTGCACGCTTTGTTCCCTGGGTTTGGGCATCTTGCCGAACGTGAAGCCGTCGCCCTTCAGTTGCGGCATGTGGATTTCTTGCGCATTCTGAAAATACAACCTGATTTCCACGGGAAACATTTCCCCCACATAGAACGTGTTGGTCGGGGTCATGAGCCGGACGAACGCCAGTTGCTTGATGGGGTCATTCTGGACCGGTTGGCTGGATTCCTTGACGACGGTCAGTTTGAGGGGTTGGGTGGAGAAAGATTGCCCCCCCACGCTCGCGGTCAGGGAAGGAATCGTGAATTCTCCTTCGCGCAGCGGCGTGACCAGATAGTTGAAGACCAGCGTGTCTTTGCGCCTCCCGTTGTAGAAGCCCAAGTTGCGGCTCTGGCCGCCAAAGGAAATCTGCAAACCCTCCGGCAGACTGAAGTTGGGGACCGCCTGGACCTGGATGTCTTCGAAGGACAACGAGAGGGTGACGGATTCCCCCACGAACGTGGTCGATTCATCCAAGGTGGCGGTGAACGAGGCTCCTCTGGCGAGAAGGCCCAATCCCAACCCGAGGCAGAGGATGGAGATCAACCGCGTCATCGCTCTTACCAATCCTTGAGGATCCGCACCCTTTGTTTCGACGACTTCGGCGGCACGAAGATCATCGCGCGTTCCTCGCCTTTTTGGGCATCCAAAATTTTCGCCGCCTGATCGGGAGTCATCTGGCCTTGCTGAGCCGCAGTCGAGGATCCTTGTTGAGCGGGCGATCCTTCGGACCCTTCCTGCTGCGCCGAGTCCGAGGATTTGTTTTGATCCTTGGATTCCTTGGCATTCTTCTCCGAAGGTTCGGGCTCTTTAGGGTCCTTCTGAGGTTGTTGTTCCTGTTGGCCCTTCTTCTCGTCCTCGGGTTCGCCCTCTTCGCCCTTCGACCTGGAATCTTTCTTCGAATCCTGCTCTCGATCCGATTGATCCGGCTGTCCTTGGTCTTGTTTGGACCTCTCCTCGCCTTCCTTGGAGTCGGGTTTGTCGTCGTCCTCCCGTTCGTCCTTGCTGTCTTGTTTTTGGGAATCGTCCTTCTTCTTTTCCATCTGTTTCTTGAGCTCTTCGATTCGATTCCTGATGTAATTCAGATTGTGAGCGGCGTCCGCATCGGCAGGCTTGAGTTTGAGGGCGCTTTCGAACCTTGATTGGGCACTCTCCCATTGCTTGAGTTTCTCCTGGGCGTCCGTGGATTGTTCGCCGCCTTGGAACAGCGCGTGACCGAGGTTGTAATAGGAGCGTTGTTGAAGTTCGAGATCGGGAGTGGCGAGGCTGGCTTCCAGATGGCCGGCCGCCTGCTCGAGTTGGCCTGAGGCGAGGGCGGACGTGCCGGCGTTGAAGCGAAGTTTCGCGTCGTCGGGTTTGGCTTGGGCGAGTTTGTCCCACTTCTGCGCGGATTCCTTGTATCGACCCGCCTCGAAATCTTGTTTCGCTGAAGAGGTGGACGCCTGGACGACGGGAAGGCCTGTCAGCAAGAGCAGGATGGCGATCGCGGTGCCCGACCCTTGTCCCCAGGGCAACGAACTCGTTGCCGGCGTGTTCGGCGCGGCGGGCGGTCGTTTGCGGTCTGGAATAAACAACTCGATCATCAGCAGGAGAATGCCCAGGCCCAGGGGCCAGGCAAAGCGCTCGTGATATTTTTTCAGCAATTTGGAATCGGATTCCGATTTTGGCAAGGGCGCCAGCCCCTGCTCGTAGAGCGTGGCCATGGTTTTGGTCCCCTTCAAGGGAAGGTAGAACCCACTGGTCAAGGTCGCCAATTCCTGCAAAAGGGGCTCGTTCAGGCGAGATTTGACCACGTTTCCAGAACCATCCTTCAAGAAGTCGGACACGCCCTTTTCGTCCCGGACCTTGAGGATTTCTCCTGACGCCGTTCCCACGCCCACGGTGAAGATTTTCAACCCTTCCTTGGCCGCGGCGCGAGCCGCCTCGACCGCTCCGGCTTCGTGGTCTTCACCGTCGGTGAAAATCACCAGGATCTTGTGGTTGTCTTTTTCGTCCTTGAACGCGGTGAGGGCGGTCTTGATGGCGCCCGCCAGATCGGTGCCGCCCTGCGGAATGATGCTGGTATCCAGGACCTGGACCGATTGCCGGAACGCGTCCTCGTCCAGGGTGAGCGGGCATTGGAGAAAAGAGGAACCCGCGAACGCCACCAACCCGAGCCGGTCGTTTCGAGCCAGTTTCAGCAAATCCATCGCCTCCAGTTTGGATCGTTCAAGCCGGTTGGGGGCGAGGTCGGTGGCGAGCATGCTGCGGGAGGTGTCGATGGCCACCACGATGTCCAAACCGCGTTGCCGGGCTTCCTCCCATTCGAATCCGTAGCGAGGTCCGGCCAGGGCCAGAAAAAGCAGTGCCACGGCGCCGACGAGCAGTCCGGCGCGAATCTTTTGGCGTGCTGGAGAGACACCGACGGTGAGTTGCGCCAGCAGCCGGGATTGCACGAATTGGCGCATCAAGGCCTGGCGTGTTCTCCAGGCCCAGATCAGGAAGAGCGCCACCGCAGGCACCGCGATGGCCATCAGCCAGAGAATGTGAGGATGGGCGAAGGTCATGGCAGCCGCCTCCACACGCTATGCGCGAGAATCATTTCCAGCAACAGCAGCGCCAGCCCCGGAAGGACGAACCAGGGATAAAGTTCCTCATAGCGGAGGAATCGTTTCACTTCCACCTCGGTCGTTTCAAGTTTGTCGATTTCGTCGTAAATCGATCGCAATGTGTCCGTGCTGTCCGCCCGGTAATAACGACCTCCGGTGTTCGCGGCGATTTTCTTCAGCGTTTCCTCGTCGATTTCGACGGGAACCGGCACGTAGCGCTTGGTGCCGAACATGTCGGTCTGCGGGAAGGGGGCGGTTCCGCGTGTGCCCACGCCTATGGCATAGACTTTGACCCCCAACGCTTGGGCCGTTTCCGCGGCCGTCAGCGGCGGCACCTTGCCCGCGTTGTTGACGCCGTCCGTCATCAACACGACGATCTTGCTCTTGCTCTGCAGATCCCGCAGCCGGTTGACGGCGGCGACGAGCGCGCTCCCGATCGCCGTGC is a window encoding:
- a CDS encoding DUF1501 domain-containing protein; translated protein: MNIADDSHDGSPPFPPASSASDTAGERVAGRGNEESRIHSAYASVNRPVALTRRELLKRCGCGFGYLALADLLHAATAVSGGATQPLAPRATHHPAKAKRIIFLFMHGGPSQVDTFDPKPKLKEHDGKGMPVSAEGAAPAPGKLLASPWEFARHGQSGLEISSVFPELARHCADDLCVIRSMHTEEPDHGQAVLKLHTGHGTLVRPSMGSWIVYGLGTLNQSLPGFITLCPSSITGGPQNYGSSFLPAVYQGTAIGQAGQPVRNARLPLSSQREQLDLIQSFNKAHAARVHRDPQLEGVIESYELAFKMQTEAPELTDLSEESDETKALYGIDQPATDDFGRQCLLARRFVERGVRFIQVSHSFKWDQHANLKRDLERNAGEVDRPIAALLQDLKRRDLLKDTLVLWGGEFGRTPTIQAGADGRDHNPGGFSVWIAGGGVRGGMAYGSTDDYGRLAVDKKVHVHDLHATLLHLLGMDHTRLTYRYAGRDFRLTDVAGNVVRDIIA
- a CDS encoding protein BatD; translation: MTRLISILCLGLGLGLLARGASFTATLDESTTFVGESVTLSLSFEDIQVQAVPNFSLPEGLQISFGGQSRNLGFYNGRRKDTLVFNYLVTPLREGEFTIPSLTASVGGQSFSTQPLKLTVVKESSQPVQNDPIKQLAFVRLMTPTNTFYVGEMFPVEIRLYFQNAQEIHMPQLKGDGFTFGKMPKPREQSVQLGRKGYRLYNFKATAAAAREGSLTLGPAEISATIGIPQQRRRTRDEFGGDLFSSLFGTGIEWRRMTLKSDEVKLKILPLPTEGRPAHFSGAVGQFGLQVNAAPTSLAAGDPLTLRVQISGKGGFDALAMPATSGQEWSDFKVYPPTSKVETGDELGIQGTKTFEQVLIPESTSVRQLPAIDFSYFDPEARTYRTLSHPAIPLQVSGGSAASAQPTVLATSPAGTQPDSARRDIVHIKPHPGTLAAISTPWIERPLYWLLTVLPLLGWIGAAIWKSQNDRIERDPRLRRRMEVDRREAEGMAVLRQDADRSDSQAFFAGAFRLLQDRLGQKLDLPAASITESVIEEHLEKLGAPMELCADLRALLQACDQARFAPVQSASELRSWLDRLELGLGALADWEPGSNPHVSHSTGLENAPHRDSTMRVRSNRAPRSTN
- a CDS encoding VWA domain-containing protein; its protein translation is MTFAHPHILWLMAIAVPAVALFLIWAWRTRQALMRQFVQSRLLAQLTVGVSPARQKIRAGLLVGAVALLFLALAGPRYGFEWEEARQRGLDIVVAIDTSRSMLATDLAPNRLERSKLEAMDLLKLARNDRLGLVAFAGSSFLQCPLTLDEDAFRQSVQVLDTSIIPQGGTDLAGAIKTALTAFKDEKDNHKILVIFTDGEDHEAGAVEAARAAAKEGLKIFTVGVGTASGEILKVRDEKGVSDFLKDGSGNVVKSRLNEPLLQELATLTSGFYLPLKGTKTMATLYEQGLAPLPKSESDSKLLKKYHERFAWPLGLGILLLMIELFIPDRKRPPAAPNTPATSSLPWGQGSGTAIAILLLLTGLPVVQASTSSAKQDFEAGRYKESAQKWDKLAQAKPDDAKLRFNAGTSALASGQLEQAAGHLEASLATPDLELQQRSYYNLGHALFQGGEQSTDAQEKLKQWESAQSRFESALKLKPADADAAHNLNYIRNRIEELKKQMEKKKDDSQKQDSKDEREDDDKPDSKEGEERSKQDQGQPDQSDREQDSKKDSRSKGEEGEPEDEKKGQQEQQPQKDPKEPEPSEKNAKESKDQNKSSDSAQQEGSEGSPAQQGSSTAAQQGQMTPDQAAKILDAQKGEERAMIFVPPKSSKQRVRILKDW